Within the Cydia pomonella isolate Wapato2018A chromosome 3, ilCydPomo1, whole genome shotgun sequence genome, the region AGTAGTAAGtactcatattataataatttacaaatgcatttttttagCGATGCATCTTCTCAGGCGATGTCAGCTGTGGGCTATTGGCGCTGGGAGGATAACGGCACTATTTATGTTGCATTTATTGCCAGCAAAAGCAAAGTTATGCCGATAAAACAGCTGACTATACCGAAGGCTGAGCTGCAAGCTGCATTGTTGTCTGCAAGACTAGCCAATGCAATTGGAAGGGAGCACAAACTGACGTCAACGAGGCGTTACTTCTGGTGTGACTCCTCAACTGTATTACATTGGATTCTCAACAAAAATCGTACGTATAAGGCCTTTGAAGCAAATCGCTTGGGGGAGATTGACGACCTTACCCGCGTTGACGAGTGGCGGTACATTCCTACGAAACTAAATGTTGCCGATTTAGCGACGCGGGACTCGTTTGATCTAGCCCTACAGAGCGAGTGGTTTAAAGGTCCTTCTTTTTTATACGCTGACGAAAGTCTATGGCCAAAGGATATAATACCGACCTGTAACGAGGAGGAGACAGGGGAATGCGTAGCAGTCGTCCAGGTGCGTGACGAACCTGCATGCATACCAGTGCCGGACCCACAGCGCTTCTCTTCGTGGCTTCGTCTCACCCGTGCCACGGCGGCAGTGCTAAAGTTCATCGCTAGGTGCAAAGGTCAGGCGGTCGAGATCGATTGCGCAATGATGGAGCGCGCTGAGATACTTTTACTAAAACACGCGCAAAACGAGTCTTTTGGGGAAGACTTAGCCAGAATTAAGGCGCACGGGGCTTTACATCGCGCAAgtaagttattaaaattatcaccCATTTTAGACGAACATGAACTACTTCGCGTGGGCGGGCGCATTGACGCCGCATCAGATGTGCCTCTGGACGTCAAGAGACCCGTGATCCTGGACGGCCGTCATCAGGTAGCACGCTTAATCGTCCGGCATTACCATGTGAAAGCGGCCCACGGAAGTCAGGAGATGGTGGTAAACGAAATAAAGCAAAGGTATTGGGTACTTAGACTTCGACCTACTGTAAAACTCGTGACGTCAAGGTGCATGCTGTGCAGGATAATGAAGAGCAAACCTCAGGTACCTCGCATGGGCGATTTACCACAGGCCAGAATAGAACACCATCAGCGACCCTTTTTTCACTGTGGGTTGGACCTTTTTGGGCCAATGGAGGTCGCGGTGGGTCGCCGCAGAGAGAAAAGATATGGTGTTCTATTCACATGCCTCACAGTGCGGGCGATTCATATCGAGCTGGTTGCCTCCCTTACAACCGACTCGCTTATCATGGCGTTGCGACGCatggcggcgcggcgcggctggCCGCGCCATCTGTACTCGGACAACGGTACTAATCTGAGGGGCGCCGACACAGAGTTGCGTCGGTCAATGGAGGCGCTAGATATGGACGTTCTAAAAGCTGAGGGGGTTAATAACAACATGGATTGGACTTTTATTCCCCCCGCCAGCCCCCATTGGGGTGGGGCGTGGGAACGTTTAATACGTTCAGTAAAGGCGGCTCTCAAAGTCGTTTTAAAAGAACGAGCACCAAGGGACGAAGTTTTGACCACATTAATGGCAGAAGTTGAGAACATGGTCAACGGTCGTCCATTGGTGCACGTGTCTGTCGATCCTGCTGACGGTGAGTCTCTTACTCCTAATCATTTCCTTTTAGGGTCATCATCGCGACTCCCTCTTGTAGGAGAGTTCGATGATTCTGATCTC harbors:
- the LOC133516102 gene encoding uncharacterized protein LOC133516102, giving the protein MGVTTHVRQKADDARAVAQLERSAELIDGRWYVGLPWKDEHRPMPDSRPNALTRMKGIERKMGKNPGFAERYRERVNHLLKNDYAMELINTEVTPKTYYLPHFGVDNPDKQKLRLVFDAASQVSGSSLNDYLLTGPDLLSSLLGIMLRFREHPIAVTGDIRDMFLRVKIHQDDQDALRFLWRNNPTENMKTYAMTSLIFGANCAPFVAQFVKNKNAQRFESSFPAAVDAIVNSHYMDDYIDSLPDEATAIEMVKNVSYIHRAGGFEIRNWTSNSVAVLNSVPKETLGTAAVRFKVGQQHESERTLGLIWYPADDILGFDLSLKRIPSDVLEGENRPTKRLMLRVIMSIFDVLGFLAPFTIQGRIMLQEAWRLQVDWEDYIPDQIYHKWRKWVDLLKVIKDIRIPRWYCTAARNAVRDSQSATARASEMQDCVDLVATAPTSPPATHAPTHSATKCYEGVAASTSATTASSSKYSYYNNLQMHFFSDASSQAMSAVGYWRWEDNGTIYVAFIASKSKVMPIKQLTIPKAELQAALLSARLANAIGREHKLTSTRRYFWCDSSTVLHWILNKNRTYKAFEANRLGEIDDLTRVDEWRYIPTKLNVADLATRDSFDLALQSEWFKGPSFLYADESLWPKDIIPTCNEEETGECVAVVQVRDEPACIPVPDPQRFSSWLRLTRATAAVLKFIARCKGQAVEIDCAMMERAEILLLKHAQNESFGEDLARIKAHGALHRASKLLKLSPILDEHELLRVGGRIDAASDVPLDVKRPVILDGRHQVARLIVRHYHVKAAHGSQEMVVNEIKQRYWVLRLRPTVKLVTSRCMLCRIMKSKPQVPRMGDLPQARIEHHQRPFFHCGLDLFGPMEVAVGRRREKRYGVLFTCLTVRAIHIELVASLTTDSLIMALRRMAARRGWPRHLYSDNGTNLRGADTELRRSMEALDMDVLKAEGVNNNMDWTFIPPASPHWGGAWERLIRSVKAALKVVLKERAPRDEVLTTLMAEVENMVNGRPLVHVSVDPADGESLTPNHFLLGSSSRLPLVGEFDDSDLYLRKLWRKAQRLADIFWQRWLREILPTLVPRTKWLEERKPLKVGDLVLVVDPNSPRNMWPKGLITQVIPGADGRIRLVEVRTATGTYRRSAARIAPIPVSLEC